One Bombus fervidus isolate BK054 chromosome 7, iyBomFerv1, whole genome shotgun sequence genomic region harbors:
- the Trpgamma gene encoding transient receptor potential cation channel gamma isoform X5 — MDINTIRGWNSGARSGFLRGIGQRVSFDPEAPPPPPQPARKVDEKVKRHSIHGMIEEENVVRPHQEMASLSYQEKKYLLAVERGDVASVRRMLQSAHETEMNINCVDPLGRSALLMAIDNENLEMVELLIEHKVDTKDALLHAISEEFVEAVEVLLEHEESLHRNGEPHVSRFHRLVYSWEALPSDTATFTPDITPLILAAHRDNYEIIKILLDRGSTLPMPHDVRCGCDECVTSRREDSLRHSRSRINAYRALASPSLIALSSKDPILTAFELSWELRRLSFLEHEFKCEYQELRRQCQDFATALLDHTRSSYELEVLLNHDPTGPAFEHGERMHLNRLKLAIKLRQKKFVAHPNVQQLLASIWYEGLPGFRRKNMVLQALEIVRIGVLFPFFSVAYIIAPHSVVGQTMRKPFIKFICHSASYFTFLFMLILASQRIESVIGNWMGHDVIEHEPAPTKRGAAPTIVEWFILAWVSGLIWSEVKQLWDVGLEEYVNDMWNVIDFVTNSLYVATAALRVVAYYRVQKETQKSGSMIELQREQWDTWDPMLISEGLFSAANIFSSLKLVYIFSVNPHLGPLQVSLSRMVMDIMKFFFLYVLVLFAFSCGLNQLLWYYADMEKKRCPTAMAYSGNTNVTTDSNACIVWRRFANLFETAQTLFWAVFGLVDLESFELDGIKAFTRFWGMLMFGTYSVINIVVLLNLLIAMMNHSYQLISERADIEWKFARSKLWISYFEEGGTAPPPFNIIPTPKSVWYMGQWLYRKLCGHSRAAKKEHMRTIRRKVKQASERDFRYQSIMRNLVRRYVTVEQRKAESEGVTEDDVNEIKQDISALRCELIEILKNSGMNTSTASGAGTDGSLKELSIGAGGKKNRQKERRLMKGFNIAPQPSGSGSLPPVDEFTASLQQVQQENSHEIFGSTLSGIFGPGNTPKKSPHHTSTNSVPGLGTSRQSRRIRGSSKKKRWENLIEAAKVRGRVSRLIGRSRSEDSVYSPASEDGGSRSEGSTDSKSSLETPGPEVQATHHSHHAHHSHHHEGHHMFAHGLGALVALRKKRKNFSDSRATSGMRSSSGTNPVYPITSVLVSKVSKKQQLQRASSVPARGPELGQQPIPPRRHEGTQSQQPSIDTPEGVNANEQPVVPAAPLTPSTTEESVVASSSLPATMKRNGSATQLQRLPGIEPISGHDVSGGWL; from the exons ATGGATATTAATACGATCAGGGGTTGGAACTCGGGCGCGAGGAGCGGTTTCCTACGGGGCATCGGGCAGCGCGTGAGCTTCGACCCCGAGgcaccgccgccgccgccgcaaCCTGCAAGAAAGGTCGATGAAAAGGTCAAG AGGCACAGTATCCACGGCATGATAGAGGAAGAGAACGTGGTGAGACCGCATCAGGAAATGGCTAGTCTGTCCTATCAAGAGAAGAAGTACCTTCTCGCGGTGGAACGTGGAGATGTTGCTTCTGTCAGAAG GATGTTGCAGAGTGCTCACGAAACCGAAATGAACATCAACTGCGTGGATCCATTGGGACGTTCGGCGCTTCTAATGGCGATCGATAACGAAAATCTGGAAATGGTGGAGCTGCTGATCGAGCACAAAGTCGACACGAAGGACGCGTTGCTTCACGCCATCTCCGAGGAATTCGTCGAAGCGGTCGAGGTACTTCTGGAACACGAGGAAAGTCTTCATCGAAACGGGGAGCCACACGTTAGTCGCTTTCATCGTCTAGTATAT AGCTGGGAAGCGCTGCCATCGGACACCGCAACCTTCACACCAGACATTACACCCCTAATCTTAGCCGCTCATAGGGATAACTACGAGATCATTAAGATCCTGCTGGACCGCGGATCCACGTTACCTATGCCACACGATGTTCGTTGCGG GTGCGACGAGTGTGTAACATCGAGGAGAGAGGATTCTCTGAGGCATTCCAGGAGCCGAATAAACGCATACAGAGCTCTAGCATCGCCGTCCTTGATCGCTCTTTCCTCAAAGGATCCCATCCTAACTGCGTTCGAGCTCTCTTGGGAACTTCGGCGACTCTCGTTCCTCGAGCACGAGTTTAAGTGCGAATACCAG GAGCTTAGAAGACAATGCCAAGACTTTGCTACTGCTTTACTGGATCACACTAGAAGTTCCTACGAGCTGGAGGTGCTCCTAAATCACGATCCCACCGGGCCAGCGTTCGAGCACGGCGAAAGGATGCATCTGAACCGGCTGAAACTCGCTATTAAACTTCGGCAGAAAAAG TTCGTGGCGCATCCCAACGTGCAGCAGTTACTCGCATCGATTTGGTACGAAGGTCTTCCTGGCTTCCGAAGGAAAAACATGGTCCTCCAGGCGCTGGAGATCGTCAGAATCGGcgttctctttcctttcttcagCGTTGCATACATCATCGCGCCCCACAGCGTGGTCGGCCAGACCATGAGGAAACCGTTCATCAAGTTCATCTGTCACTCGGCCTCGTATTTCACTTTTCTTT TTATGTTGATCCTGGCTAGTCAAAGGATAGAAAGCGTGATCGGGAACTGGATGGGTCACGATGTCATAGAGCACGAACCAGCACCGACGAAAAGAGGCGCTGCTCCAACGATCGTCGAATG GTTCATCCTGGCCTGGGTATCCGGCCTGATTTGGTCCGAAGTGAAGCAGCTGTGGGACGTCGGCCTCGAGGAGTACGTGAACGACATGTGGAACGTGATCGACTTCGTTACCAACTCCTTATACGTAGCTACAGCCGCGCTCAGGGTGGTCGCTTACTACAGGGTGCAAAAAGAAACCCAGAAGTCCGGATCCATGATCGAGCTGCAACGCGAACAATGGGATACGTGGGATCCGATGCTCATATCCGAGGGCCTTTTCTCCGCCGCAAATATATTCAG CTCTCTGAAACTCGTCTACATTTTCTCCGTAAATCCTCACCTCGGTCCACTGCAAGTCTCCCTGTCTAGGATGGTGATGGACATCATGAAGTTCTTCTTCCTCTATGTGCTGGTGCTATTCGCCTTTTCCTGCG GTCTGAACCAGCTGCTATGGTACTACGCGGATATGGAGAAGAAACGGTGCCCGACCGCGATGGCTTATTCTGGTAACACCAACGTCACGACTGATTCGAACGCTTGCATCGTTTGGCGTAGATTTGCAAA TTTGTTCGAAACCGCGCAAACGCTATTCTGGGCCGTGTTCGGACTAGTCGACCTCGAGAGCTTCGAACTGGATGGCATTAAAGCGTTCACCAGGTTCTGGGGCATGCTGATGTTCGGCACGTACTCGGTGATCAACATCGTCGTACTATTGAATCTATTAATCGCCATGATGAACCATTCCTATCAGTTGATCTCT GAACGTGCCGATATCGAATGGAAGTTCGCCAGGAGCAAACTCTGGATCAGCTATTTCGAGGAGGGTGGCACGGCTCCACCACCGTTTAACATCATCCCGACTCCGAAGAGCGTTTGGTACATGGGCCAGTGGTTGTATCGGAAGTTGTGTGGCCATAGCAGAGCTGCCAAGAAGGAGCACATGAGAACGATCAGA AGAAAAGTTAAGCAAGCATCGGAAAGAGACTTTAGGTATCAAAGCATTATGAGGAATTTGGTGAGAAGGTATGTGACGGTGGAGCAAAGGAAAGCGGAGAGCGAGGGTGTGACAGAAGACGACGTGAACGAGATTAAACAAGATATCAGCGCTCTGAGATGCGAATTGATCGAGATTTTAAAGAATTCCGGCATGAACACGTCCACAGCCAGTGGCGCTGGAACTG ACGGTAGCCTTAAAGAGCTGTCCATAGGTGCGGGGGGTAAGAAGAATCGTCAGAAGGAGCGGCGTCTAATGAAGGGATTCAATATCGCCCCTCAACCCAGTGGAAGTGGCAGTCTACCGCCGGTTGACGAATTTACAGCGTCGCTGCAACAAGTGCAACAGGAGAACTCCCATGAGATATTTGGTTCGACCTTGAGCGGGATATTTGGACCAGGTAACACGCCGAAGAAGAGTCCACATCACACCAGTACTAACAGCGTTCCGGGACTCGGTACGAGCAGACAGAGTCGCAGAATTAGGGGAAGTTCCAAGAAGAAGAGATGGGAAAACCTTATCGAGGCAGCTAAAGTTCGAGGCAGAGTCTCGAGGCTAATTG GTAGATCTCGTTCAGAGGATTCCGTGTACTCGCCTGCTTCTGAAGATGGCGGTTCAAGATCGGAAGGATCGACGGACTCAAAATCATCATTGGAGACCCCTGGACCCGAAGTCCAGGCCACGCACCATTCCCATCACGCGCATCATTCGCATCATCACGAAGGACATCACATGTTCGCTCATGGTCTAGGCGCGCTGGTAGCACtccgaaagaaacgaaagaacttCTCAGACTCCAGGGCGACTTCGGGAATGAGGAGCAGCAGCGGTACGAATCCGGTGTACCCGATCACCTCGGTTCTCGTTTCGAAAGTATCGAAGAAACAACAACTACAGAGAGCCAGCAGCGTACCTGCTAGAGGACCGGAATTAGGCCAACAGCCGATTCCACCGAGGAGACACGAAGGCACGCAAAGTCAACAGCCTAGTATCGACACACCTGAAGGTGTCAACGCTAACGAGCAACCTG TGGTTCCGGCTGCTCCGCTGACACCATCAACGACGGAGGAGAGCGTGGTCGCGAGCAGTTCTCTCCCAGCGACCATGAAAAGGAACGGATCAGCGACGCAGCTACAGCGACTTCCGGGTATCGAGCCGATATCCGGCCACGATGTATCCGGAGGATGGCTCTGA
- the Trpgamma gene encoding transient receptor potential cation channel gamma isoform X4, which produces MFCLKETFAVERRTRTARWKIFFPLFTILPVLTRYEFSTEGNHDRNIPTIESAYEDEEHGARGARSPGESGLGEEIGAPDDDCADLPLRMDINTIRGWNSGARSGFLRGIGQRVSFDPEAPPPPPQPARKVDEKVKRHSIHGMIEEENVVRPHQEMASLSYQEKKYLLAVERGDVASVRRMLQSAHETEMNINCVDPLGRSALLMAIDNENLEMVELLIEHKVDTKDALLHAISEEFVEAVEVLLEHEESLHRNGEPHSWEALPSDTATFTPDITPLILAAHRDNYEIIKILLDRGSTLPMPHDVRCGCDECVTSRREDSLRHSRSRINAYRALASPSLIALSSKDPILTAFELSWELRRLSFLEHEFKCEYQELRRQCQDFATALLDHTRSSYELEVLLNHDPTGPAFEHGERMHLNRLKLAIKLRQKKFVAHPNVQQLLASIWYEGLPGFRRKNMVLQALEIVRIGVLFPFFSVAYIIAPHSVVGQTMRKPFIKFICHSASYFTFLFMLILASQRIESVIGNWMGHDVIEHEPAPTKRGAAPTIVEWFILAWVSGLIWSEVKQLWDVGLEEYVNDMWNVIDFVTNSLYVATAALRVVAYYRVQKETQKSGSMIELQREQWDTWDPMLISEGLFSAANIFSSLKLVYIFSVNPHLGPLQVSLSRMVMDIMKFFFLYVLVLFAFSCGLNQLLWYYADMEKKRCPTAMAYSGNTNVTTDSNACIVWRRFANLFETAQTLFWAVFGLVDLESFELDGIKAFTRFWGMLMFGTYSVINIVVLLNLLIAMMNHSYQLISERADIEWKFARSKLWISYFEEGGTAPPPFNIIPTPKSVWYMGQWLYRKLCGHSRAAKKEHMRTIRRKVKQASERDFRYQSIMRNLVRRYVTVEQRKAESEGVTEDDVNEIKQDISALRCELIEILKNSGMNTSTASGAGTGAGGKKNRQKERRLMKGFNIAPQPSGSGSLPPVDEFTASLQQVQQENSHEIFGSTLSGIFGPGNTPKKSPHHTSTNSVPGLGTSRQSRRIRGSSKKKRWENLIEAAKVRGRVSRLIGRSRSEDSVYSPASEDGGSRSEGSTDSKSSLETPGPEVQATHHSHHAHHSHHHEGHHMFAHGLGALVALRKKRKNFSDSRATSGMRSSSGTNPVYPITSVLVSKVSKKQQLQRASSVPARGPELGQQPIPPRRHEGTQSQQPSIDTPEGVNANEQPVVPAAPLTPSTTEESVVASSSLPATMKRNGSATQLQRLPGIEPISGHDVSGGWL; this is translated from the exons AAAGCGCGTACGAAGATGAGGAGCATGGCGCCAGGGGCGCGAGATCCCCTGGTGAAAGTGGTCTCGGCGAAGAAATCGGTGCTCCTGACGATGATTGCGCAGATCTACCTTTGAGGATGGATATTAATACGATCAGGGGTTGGAACTCGGGCGCGAGGAGCGGTTTCCTACGGGGCATCGGGCAGCGCGTGAGCTTCGACCCCGAGgcaccgccgccgccgccgcaaCCTGCAAGAAAGGTCGATGAAAAGGTCAAG AGGCACAGTATCCACGGCATGATAGAGGAAGAGAACGTGGTGAGACCGCATCAGGAAATGGCTAGTCTGTCCTATCAAGAGAAGAAGTACCTTCTCGCGGTGGAACGTGGAGATGTTGCTTCTGTCAGAAG GATGTTGCAGAGTGCTCACGAAACCGAAATGAACATCAACTGCGTGGATCCATTGGGACGTTCGGCGCTTCTAATGGCGATCGATAACGAAAATCTGGAAATGGTGGAGCTGCTGATCGAGCACAAAGTCGACACGAAGGACGCGTTGCTTCACGCCATCTCCGAGGAATTCGTCGAAGCGGTCGAGGTACTTCTGGAACACGAGGAAAGTCTTCATCGAAACGGGGAGCCACAC AGCTGGGAAGCGCTGCCATCGGACACCGCAACCTTCACACCAGACATTACACCCCTAATCTTAGCCGCTCATAGGGATAACTACGAGATCATTAAGATCCTGCTGGACCGCGGATCCACGTTACCTATGCCACACGATGTTCGTTGCGG GTGCGACGAGTGTGTAACATCGAGGAGAGAGGATTCTCTGAGGCATTCCAGGAGCCGAATAAACGCATACAGAGCTCTAGCATCGCCGTCCTTGATCGCTCTTTCCTCAAAGGATCCCATCCTAACTGCGTTCGAGCTCTCTTGGGAACTTCGGCGACTCTCGTTCCTCGAGCACGAGTTTAAGTGCGAATACCAG GAGCTTAGAAGACAATGCCAAGACTTTGCTACTGCTTTACTGGATCACACTAGAAGTTCCTACGAGCTGGAGGTGCTCCTAAATCACGATCCCACCGGGCCAGCGTTCGAGCACGGCGAAAGGATGCATCTGAACCGGCTGAAACTCGCTATTAAACTTCGGCAGAAAAAG TTCGTGGCGCATCCCAACGTGCAGCAGTTACTCGCATCGATTTGGTACGAAGGTCTTCCTGGCTTCCGAAGGAAAAACATGGTCCTCCAGGCGCTGGAGATCGTCAGAATCGGcgttctctttcctttcttcagCGTTGCATACATCATCGCGCCCCACAGCGTGGTCGGCCAGACCATGAGGAAACCGTTCATCAAGTTCATCTGTCACTCGGCCTCGTATTTCACTTTTCTTT TTATGTTGATCCTGGCTAGTCAAAGGATAGAAAGCGTGATCGGGAACTGGATGGGTCACGATGTCATAGAGCACGAACCAGCACCGACGAAAAGAGGCGCTGCTCCAACGATCGTCGAATG GTTCATCCTGGCCTGGGTATCCGGCCTGATTTGGTCCGAAGTGAAGCAGCTGTGGGACGTCGGCCTCGAGGAGTACGTGAACGACATGTGGAACGTGATCGACTTCGTTACCAACTCCTTATACGTAGCTACAGCCGCGCTCAGGGTGGTCGCTTACTACAGGGTGCAAAAAGAAACCCAGAAGTCCGGATCCATGATCGAGCTGCAACGCGAACAATGGGATACGTGGGATCCGATGCTCATATCCGAGGGCCTTTTCTCCGCCGCAAATATATTCAG CTCTCTGAAACTCGTCTACATTTTCTCCGTAAATCCTCACCTCGGTCCACTGCAAGTCTCCCTGTCTAGGATGGTGATGGACATCATGAAGTTCTTCTTCCTCTATGTGCTGGTGCTATTCGCCTTTTCCTGCG GTCTGAACCAGCTGCTATGGTACTACGCGGATATGGAGAAGAAACGGTGCCCGACCGCGATGGCTTATTCTGGTAACACCAACGTCACGACTGATTCGAACGCTTGCATCGTTTGGCGTAGATTTGCAAA TTTGTTCGAAACCGCGCAAACGCTATTCTGGGCCGTGTTCGGACTAGTCGACCTCGAGAGCTTCGAACTGGATGGCATTAAAGCGTTCACCAGGTTCTGGGGCATGCTGATGTTCGGCACGTACTCGGTGATCAACATCGTCGTACTATTGAATCTATTAATCGCCATGATGAACCATTCCTATCAGTTGATCTCT GAACGTGCCGATATCGAATGGAAGTTCGCCAGGAGCAAACTCTGGATCAGCTATTTCGAGGAGGGTGGCACGGCTCCACCACCGTTTAACATCATCCCGACTCCGAAGAGCGTTTGGTACATGGGCCAGTGGTTGTATCGGAAGTTGTGTGGCCATAGCAGAGCTGCCAAGAAGGAGCACATGAGAACGATCAGA AGAAAAGTTAAGCAAGCATCGGAAAGAGACTTTAGGTATCAAAGCATTATGAGGAATTTGGTGAGAAGGTATGTGACGGTGGAGCAAAGGAAAGCGGAGAGCGAGGGTGTGACAGAAGACGACGTGAACGAGATTAAACAAGATATCAGCGCTCTGAGATGCGAATTGATCGAGATTTTAAAGAATTCCGGCATGAACACGTCCACAGCCAGTGGCGCTGGAACTG GTGCGGGGGGTAAGAAGAATCGTCAGAAGGAGCGGCGTCTAATGAAGGGATTCAATATCGCCCCTCAACCCAGTGGAAGTGGCAGTCTACCGCCGGTTGACGAATTTACAGCGTCGCTGCAACAAGTGCAACAGGAGAACTCCCATGAGATATTTGGTTCGACCTTGAGCGGGATATTTGGACCAGGTAACACGCCGAAGAAGAGTCCACATCACACCAGTACTAACAGCGTTCCGGGACTCGGTACGAGCAGACAGAGTCGCAGAATTAGGGGAAGTTCCAAGAAGAAGAGATGGGAAAACCTTATCGAGGCAGCTAAAGTTCGAGGCAGAGTCTCGAGGCTAATTG GTAGATCTCGTTCAGAGGATTCCGTGTACTCGCCTGCTTCTGAAGATGGCGGTTCAAGATCGGAAGGATCGACGGACTCAAAATCATCATTGGAGACCCCTGGACCCGAAGTCCAGGCCACGCACCATTCCCATCACGCGCATCATTCGCATCATCACGAAGGACATCACATGTTCGCTCATGGTCTAGGCGCGCTGGTAGCACtccgaaagaaacgaaagaacttCTCAGACTCCAGGGCGACTTCGGGAATGAGGAGCAGCAGCGGTACGAATCCGGTGTACCCGATCACCTCGGTTCTCGTTTCGAAAGTATCGAAGAAACAACAACTACAGAGAGCCAGCAGCGTACCTGCTAGAGGACCGGAATTAGGCCAACAGCCGATTCCACCGAGGAGACACGAAGGCACGCAAAGTCAACAGCCTAGTATCGACACACCTGAAGGTGTCAACGCTAACGAGCAACCTG TGGTTCCGGCTGCTCCGCTGACACCATCAACGACGGAGGAGAGCGTGGTCGCGAGCAGTTCTCTCCCAGCGACCATGAAAAGGAACGGATCAGCGACGCAGCTACAGCGACTTCCGGGTATCGAGCCGATATCCGGCCACGATGTATCCGGAGGATGGCTCTGA
- the Trpgamma gene encoding transient receptor potential cation channel gamma isoform X3: MFCLKETFAVERRTRTARWKIFFPLFTILPVLTRYEFSTEGNHDRNIPTIESAYEDEEHGARGARSPGESGLGEEIGAPDDDCADLPLRMDINTIRGWNSGARSGFLRGIGQRVSFDPEAPPPPPQPARKVDEKVKRHSIHGMIEEENVVRPHQEMASLSYQEKKYLLAVERGDVASVRRMLQSAHETEMNINCVDPLGRSALLMAIDNENLEMVELLIEHKVDTKDALLHAISEEFVEAVEVLLEHEESLHRNGEPHVSRFHRLVYSWEALPSDTATFTPDITPLILAAHRDNYEIIKILLDRGSTLPMPHDVRCGCDECVTSRREDSLRHSRSRINAYRALASPSLIALSSKDPILTAFELSWELRRLSFLEHEFKCEYQELRRQCQDFATALLDHTRSSYELEVLLNHDPTGPAFEHGERMHLNRLKLAIKLRQKKFVAHPNVQQLLASIWYEGLPGFRRKNMVLQALEIVRIGVLFPFFSVAYIIAPHSVVGQTMRKPFIKFICHSASYFTFLFMLILASQRIESVIGNWMGHDVIEHEPAPTKRGAAPTIVEWFILAWVSGLIWSEVKQLWDVGLEEYVNDMWNVIDFVTNSLYVATAALRVVAYYRVQKETQKSGSMIELQREQWDTWDPMLISEGLFSAANIFSSLKLVYIFSVNPHLGPLQVSLSRMVMDIMKFFFLYVLVLFAFSCGLNQLLWYYADMEKKRCPTAMAYSGNTNVTTDSNACIVWRRFANLFETAQTLFWAVFGLVDLESFELDGIKAFTRFWGMLMFGTYSVINIVVLLNLLIAMMNHSYQLISERADIEWKFARSKLWISYFEEGGTAPPPFNIIPTPKSVWYMGQWLYRKLCGHSRAAKKEHMRTIRRKVKQASERDFRYQSIMRNLVRRYVTVEQRKAESEGVTEDDVNEIKQDISALRCELIEILKNSGMNTSTASGAGTGAGGKKNRQKERRLMKGFNIAPQPSGSGSLPPVDEFTASLQQVQQENSHEIFGSTLSGIFGPGNTPKKSPHHTSTNSVPGLGTSRQSRRIRGSSKKKRWENLIEAAKVRGRVSRLIGRSRSEDSVYSPASEDGGSRSEGSTDSKSSLETPGPEVQATHHSHHAHHSHHHEGHHMFAHGLGALVALRKKRKNFSDSRATSGMRSSSGTNPVYPITSVLVSKVSKKQQLQRASSVPARGPELGQQPIPPRRHEGTQSQQPSIDTPEGVNANEQPVVPAAPLTPSTTEESVVASSSLPATMKRNGSATQLQRLPGIEPISGHDVSGGWL, encoded by the exons AAAGCGCGTACGAAGATGAGGAGCATGGCGCCAGGGGCGCGAGATCCCCTGGTGAAAGTGGTCTCGGCGAAGAAATCGGTGCTCCTGACGATGATTGCGCAGATCTACCTTTGAGGATGGATATTAATACGATCAGGGGTTGGAACTCGGGCGCGAGGAGCGGTTTCCTACGGGGCATCGGGCAGCGCGTGAGCTTCGACCCCGAGgcaccgccgccgccgccgcaaCCTGCAAGAAAGGTCGATGAAAAGGTCAAG AGGCACAGTATCCACGGCATGATAGAGGAAGAGAACGTGGTGAGACCGCATCAGGAAATGGCTAGTCTGTCCTATCAAGAGAAGAAGTACCTTCTCGCGGTGGAACGTGGAGATGTTGCTTCTGTCAGAAG GATGTTGCAGAGTGCTCACGAAACCGAAATGAACATCAACTGCGTGGATCCATTGGGACGTTCGGCGCTTCTAATGGCGATCGATAACGAAAATCTGGAAATGGTGGAGCTGCTGATCGAGCACAAAGTCGACACGAAGGACGCGTTGCTTCACGCCATCTCCGAGGAATTCGTCGAAGCGGTCGAGGTACTTCTGGAACACGAGGAAAGTCTTCATCGAAACGGGGAGCCACACGTTAGTCGCTTTCATCGTCTAGTATAT AGCTGGGAAGCGCTGCCATCGGACACCGCAACCTTCACACCAGACATTACACCCCTAATCTTAGCCGCTCATAGGGATAACTACGAGATCATTAAGATCCTGCTGGACCGCGGATCCACGTTACCTATGCCACACGATGTTCGTTGCGG GTGCGACGAGTGTGTAACATCGAGGAGAGAGGATTCTCTGAGGCATTCCAGGAGCCGAATAAACGCATACAGAGCTCTAGCATCGCCGTCCTTGATCGCTCTTTCCTCAAAGGATCCCATCCTAACTGCGTTCGAGCTCTCTTGGGAACTTCGGCGACTCTCGTTCCTCGAGCACGAGTTTAAGTGCGAATACCAG GAGCTTAGAAGACAATGCCAAGACTTTGCTACTGCTTTACTGGATCACACTAGAAGTTCCTACGAGCTGGAGGTGCTCCTAAATCACGATCCCACCGGGCCAGCGTTCGAGCACGGCGAAAGGATGCATCTGAACCGGCTGAAACTCGCTATTAAACTTCGGCAGAAAAAG TTCGTGGCGCATCCCAACGTGCAGCAGTTACTCGCATCGATTTGGTACGAAGGTCTTCCTGGCTTCCGAAGGAAAAACATGGTCCTCCAGGCGCTGGAGATCGTCAGAATCGGcgttctctttcctttcttcagCGTTGCATACATCATCGCGCCCCACAGCGTGGTCGGCCAGACCATGAGGAAACCGTTCATCAAGTTCATCTGTCACTCGGCCTCGTATTTCACTTTTCTTT TTATGTTGATCCTGGCTAGTCAAAGGATAGAAAGCGTGATCGGGAACTGGATGGGTCACGATGTCATAGAGCACGAACCAGCACCGACGAAAAGAGGCGCTGCTCCAACGATCGTCGAATG GTTCATCCTGGCCTGGGTATCCGGCCTGATTTGGTCCGAAGTGAAGCAGCTGTGGGACGTCGGCCTCGAGGAGTACGTGAACGACATGTGGAACGTGATCGACTTCGTTACCAACTCCTTATACGTAGCTACAGCCGCGCTCAGGGTGGTCGCTTACTACAGGGTGCAAAAAGAAACCCAGAAGTCCGGATCCATGATCGAGCTGCAACGCGAACAATGGGATACGTGGGATCCGATGCTCATATCCGAGGGCCTTTTCTCCGCCGCAAATATATTCAG CTCTCTGAAACTCGTCTACATTTTCTCCGTAAATCCTCACCTCGGTCCACTGCAAGTCTCCCTGTCTAGGATGGTGATGGACATCATGAAGTTCTTCTTCCTCTATGTGCTGGTGCTATTCGCCTTTTCCTGCG GTCTGAACCAGCTGCTATGGTACTACGCGGATATGGAGAAGAAACGGTGCCCGACCGCGATGGCTTATTCTGGTAACACCAACGTCACGACTGATTCGAACGCTTGCATCGTTTGGCGTAGATTTGCAAA TTTGTTCGAAACCGCGCAAACGCTATTCTGGGCCGTGTTCGGACTAGTCGACCTCGAGAGCTTCGAACTGGATGGCATTAAAGCGTTCACCAGGTTCTGGGGCATGCTGATGTTCGGCACGTACTCGGTGATCAACATCGTCGTACTATTGAATCTATTAATCGCCATGATGAACCATTCCTATCAGTTGATCTCT GAACGTGCCGATATCGAATGGAAGTTCGCCAGGAGCAAACTCTGGATCAGCTATTTCGAGGAGGGTGGCACGGCTCCACCACCGTTTAACATCATCCCGACTCCGAAGAGCGTTTGGTACATGGGCCAGTGGTTGTATCGGAAGTTGTGTGGCCATAGCAGAGCTGCCAAGAAGGAGCACATGAGAACGATCAGA AGAAAAGTTAAGCAAGCATCGGAAAGAGACTTTAGGTATCAAAGCATTATGAGGAATTTGGTGAGAAGGTATGTGACGGTGGAGCAAAGGAAAGCGGAGAGCGAGGGTGTGACAGAAGACGACGTGAACGAGATTAAACAAGATATCAGCGCTCTGAGATGCGAATTGATCGAGATTTTAAAGAATTCCGGCATGAACACGTCCACAGCCAGTGGCGCTGGAACTG GTGCGGGGGGTAAGAAGAATCGTCAGAAGGAGCGGCGTCTAATGAAGGGATTCAATATCGCCCCTCAACCCAGTGGAAGTGGCAGTCTACCGCCGGTTGACGAATTTACAGCGTCGCTGCAACAAGTGCAACAGGAGAACTCCCATGAGATATTTGGTTCGACCTTGAGCGGGATATTTGGACCAGGTAACACGCCGAAGAAGAGTCCACATCACACCAGTACTAACAGCGTTCCGGGACTCGGTACGAGCAGACAGAGTCGCAGAATTAGGGGAAGTTCCAAGAAGAAGAGATGGGAAAACCTTATCGAGGCAGCTAAAGTTCGAGGCAGAGTCTCGAGGCTAATTG GTAGATCTCGTTCAGAGGATTCCGTGTACTCGCCTGCTTCTGAAGATGGCGGTTCAAGATCGGAAGGATCGACGGACTCAAAATCATCATTGGAGACCCCTGGACCCGAAGTCCAGGCCACGCACCATTCCCATCACGCGCATCATTCGCATCATCACGAAGGACATCACATGTTCGCTCATGGTCTAGGCGCGCTGGTAGCACtccgaaagaaacgaaagaacttCTCAGACTCCAGGGCGACTTCGGGAATGAGGAGCAGCAGCGGTACGAATCCGGTGTACCCGATCACCTCGGTTCTCGTTTCGAAAGTATCGAAGAAACAACAACTACAGAGAGCCAGCAGCGTACCTGCTAGAGGACCGGAATTAGGCCAACAGCCGATTCCACCGAGGAGACACGAAGGCACGCAAAGTCAACAGCCTAGTATCGACACACCTGAAGGTGTCAACGCTAACGAGCAACCTG TGGTTCCGGCTGCTCCGCTGACACCATCAACGACGGAGGAGAGCGTGGTCGCGAGCAGTTCTCTCCCAGCGACCATGAAAAGGAACGGATCAGCGACGCAGCTACAGCGACTTCCGGGTATCGAGCCGATATCCGGCCACGATGTATCCGGAGGATGGCTCTGA